One Clostridium sp. CM027 genomic window carries:
- a CDS encoding MATE family efflux transporter: MTKRFLKYAIPSALAMFISSLYTVVDGMFVGQGVGDSALAAVNIVLPFTVMLFGLASMFAIGGGALVSKNFGASNTEKAINIFRQVFKFLLIISVVISVIGVIFTEPIVKLLGATERLQGLSVEYLRFYALFCIPNLTGIVLSSFVRNDGRPKLAMVSTISGAITNVILDYIFIFQLGFGIKGAAIATGLGQIVTVCMLLPHFLKGEGQLTFGNVKISKELIKEFSLIGFPSFFAQASYSIIVLLHNIALAKYVGEVGISAYSIINYLTTNIYMVLYGITLGVQPLLSYSYGRKDVEKLIGFFKITCVASTLISAFFVITSFIFGQKVIGIFTTDPYIAQLAYKALRIASFSYFVVGINLNTLVYYQAIEKPKYANISCVCRSVIFLPICLTLFGSMFGINGIWVSAMVSESLTFITIKLIANIKTSTQAVLTDLNVELKGK; the protein is encoded by the coding sequence ATGACAAAGAGATTTTTGAAATATGCTATTCCATCAGCACTTGCTATGTTTATTTCATCTTTATATACAGTTGTTGATGGAATGTTCGTAGGACAAGGTGTTGGTGATTCAGCATTAGCAGCAGTTAACATAGTGCTACCATTTACAGTTATGTTATTTGGATTAGCTTCTATGTTTGCAATAGGTGGAGGAGCTCTAGTCTCTAAAAATTTTGGAGCAAGTAATACTGAAAAGGCAATAAATATATTTAGACAAGTATTTAAATTTCTGCTAATAATTAGTGTTGTAATAAGTGTAATTGGTGTTATATTTACAGAACCAATAGTAAAGTTATTAGGAGCAACAGAGAGGCTACAGGGTTTATCAGTAGAATATTTAAGGTTTTATGCACTGTTTTGTATTCCTAATTTAACGGGAATAGTTCTTAGTAGTTTTGTTAGGAACGATGGAAGACCAAAACTTGCAATGGTTTCTACAATAAGTGGTGCAATAACTAATGTAATATTAGATTATATATTTATATTTCAGCTTGGTTTTGGAATAAAAGGAGCAGCTATAGCTACAGGCCTTGGTCAAATAGTTACGGTATGTATGCTATTACCTCACTTCTTAAAAGGAGAAGGTCAATTAACTTTTGGGAATGTAAAGATTAGTAAGGAACTTATTAAAGAGTTTTCACTTATAGGATTCCCATCATTCTTTGCACAAGCAAGTTATTCAATAATTGTGTTATTGCATAATATAGCTTTAGCAAAATATGTAGGGGAGGTAGGAATTTCTGCATATAGTATAATAAATTATTTAACTACAAATATATATATGGTTCTTTATGGAATAACACTTGGAGTACAACCACTTTTAAGTTACAGCTATGGAAGAAAAGATGTTGAGAAATTGATAGGATTCTTTAAAATAACATGCGTAGCATCAACTTTAATAAGTGCTTTTTTTGTTATAACAAGTTTTATCTTTGGACAGAAGGTTATAGGAATATTCACAACAGATCCATACATAGCGCAGTTAGCATATAAGGCCCTTCGAATAGCAAGTTTTAGCTATTTTGTAGTAGGAATAAATTTAAATACCCTTGTGTATTATCAAGCTATAGAAAAACCAAAGTATGCAAATATAAGTTGTGTATGTAGATCAGTTATTTTCTTGCCAATATGCTTAACTTTATTTGGAAGTATGTTTGGGATAAATGGAATATGGGTAAGTGCGATGGTATCCGAAAGTTTAACATTTATAACTATAAAACTAATTGCAAACATAAAAACTTCTACACAAGCGGTTTTAACCGATTTAAATGTGGAACTTAAAGGAAAATAA
- a CDS encoding DDE-type integrase/transposase/recombinase, whose amino-acid sequence MSTIISMLVTYNQVLLSQIKQLLIFIAKNIPLKVPKYDMTSPKYKKLTVDKLPTIKTFEKLNYNQLLDEYKTSHGKDKKPVNSRGKYPVSPETICPQCGAPHIYIYDNAGGRGQLWCKVCDLHFNKNKVNFKTESFLCPFCGHSLSKKKDRKNFYIHKCVNKKCNYYLNSLSRLSLEDIKEYKKDKHRFKLHYIYREFTTNYFDVDLSSMPKGATSLNFRNFSSHVMGLCLTYNINLGLSTRRTALALWEIHGVKISHVMVSRYAVTAAALVKPFVDNYDYKPTDYLAADETYTKVKGVHQYVWLVMDAIKKSILGYQASFSRDTGPCILTMRMAFDKFKEFPGKSLKFVADGYTAYKLAEQQFKLNGMDFDVIQVIGLTNSDPISTEYRWLKQIIERLNRTFKFSYRVTNGFGSEEGSNTHLALFVAYYNFLRPHSYAYWGPLNSIPELEKISTMPAKWQKLIELSQQLIIEKQVV is encoded by the coding sequence GTGAGTACAATTATATCAATGTTAGTTACCTATAATCAAGTATTACTTTCTCAAATTAAACAATTACTTATTTTTATTGCTAAAAATATACCGCTAAAAGTTCCAAAATACGATATGACAAGTCCTAAATATAAAAAACTTACTGTAGACAAATTGCCTACTATCAAAACTTTTGAAAAGCTTAATTATAATCAACTATTAGATGAGTATAAAACCTCTCATGGTAAGGATAAAAAACCTGTCAATTCTCGTGGTAAATATCCAGTATCCCCAGAGACCATCTGCCCTCAATGTGGCGCTCCGCACATCTATATCTACGATAACGCTGGAGGCCGTGGGCAGCTTTGGTGCAAAGTTTGTGATCTGCATTTCAACAAAAATAAGGTTAATTTTAAAACTGAGAGCTTCCTTTGCCCATTTTGTGGACACTCTTTAAGTAAGAAGAAGGACCGTAAAAACTTTTATATCCATAAATGTGTTAATAAAAAATGTAATTATTACCTGAATTCTCTTTCAAGGCTTTCTCTTGAAGATATTAAAGAATACAAGAAAGATAAGCACAGATTTAAACTGCATTACATTTATCGTGAGTTTACAACGAATTATTTTGATGTAGATTTATCTTCTATGCCAAAAGGTGCTACTAGCCTAAATTTCAGAAATTTTTCGTCTCATGTAATGGGCCTATGTCTAACATATAACATTAATTTAGGATTATCTACACGCCGTACGGCGCTTGCTCTTTGGGAAATACATGGAGTTAAAATATCTCATGTCATGGTTAGCAGATACGCCGTCACAGCTGCCGCTTTAGTTAAACCCTTTGTCGATAATTATGACTATAAGCCTACTGATTACCTCGCTGCTGATGAAACTTATACTAAAGTCAAAGGAGTCCATCAATATGTTTGGCTTGTTATGGACGCTATCAAGAAATCAATTTTAGGATACCAAGCGTCTTTTAGCCGTGATACTGGCCCTTGCATTTTGACTATGCGTATGGCTTTCGATAAGTTCAAAGAGTTTCCCGGCAAGTCACTTAAATTCGTTGCTGATGGCTATACTGCATATAAGCTTGCTGAGCAACAGTTTAAACTTAACGGCATGGACTTCGATGTAATCCAAGTAATTGGTCTTACTAACTCTGATCCTATTTCAACCGAATATCGTTGGCTTAAACAAATAATAGAGCGTCTCAACAGAACATTTAAATTTTCCTATAGGGTTACAAATGGCTTTGGTAGTGAAGAAGGTTCCAACACGCACTTGGCGTTGTTTGTAGCATATTACAACTTTCTCCGCCCACATAGCTACGCTTATTGGGGACCATTGAACTCAATCCCTGAACTTGAAAAGATTTCTACTATGCCAGCAAAATGGCAAAAGTTAATCGAACTTTCACAGCAACTTATAATAGAAAAACAGGTTGTATAA
- a CDS encoding DUF503 domain-containing protein translates to MKILFMTVTLRASWSHSLKEKRMVVKSIVQKLKNKFNISVAEVAEQDIHQTIVIGIVGICGTSSQLDSTMEHIITFIESNTDAEIIDIQKEDIQGM, encoded by the coding sequence ATGAAAATTTTATTTATGACAGTTACCCTAAGAGCATCATGGTCGCATTCATTAAAAGAAAAAAGAATGGTTGTAAAAAGCATAGTTCAAAAACTAAAAAACAAGTTTAATATATCAGTAGCAGAAGTAGCTGAGCAGGATATTCATCAAACAATAGTTATCGGTATCGTAGGAATATGTGGAACTTCATCTCAGCTAGATTCTACAATGGAGCATATTATAACTTTTATAGAATCTAATACTGATGCAGAAATAATTGATATTCAGAAAGAGGATATCCAAGGTATGTAG